CACCGTCAAATATCGTCACTAAACTCGTTAACCCTAAGTCAATCCCTGAGATTTTCCCGGTTTTATTCAGAATCAAATCATCAGTTTCAAACAAAATAGCGGCAAAATATTTATCTGTACTGGTCTTAGATACGGTAACAGATTTAATTTTGCCGCTAATTGCTTTTGGAATTCTAGCCTTAACAACCCCCAACTTAGGAAGTTTTACACCATTCCCTTTGATTAAACAACTTTCGGGATAACGAATGGATTGCTTTTTGTGCTTACTTTTGAATTTAGGGAATCTGGCTCTTTTTTGAAAAAAGTTTTTGAACGCAGCTTCCAAATTCTTTAGTGATTGTTGTAATGTGGCAGCAGTCGCTTCTTGCAGAAACAGATAATCTGGTTGCTTTTTGAGTTGGGTCAAATCATTTGACATCTCATTATAATTCAACCCTTTCCCTGTTTCTCTGTATTGAGTGTTGGTTTTCTCTAGGTAGTAATTCCAAACAAATCTACAGCAACCAAAGCTTTTCGCTAAGGCTGTTTGCTGTTCCTTGTTTGGGTATAATCTTACCTTGAGAGAATTCAACATTGCTGCTATACTTTTAAAAAAAATCTTATTTTAAGATAACATTTATTTGACTTTGATGCAACCTTTATTTGTGTCAATTAAATCGTATTCGCTACCGCTCATGTTTTTGTTTTGTCGTGATTCATCTCACCGCCAAGCTTACGCGCTCGGCGGGAGTCCTCTCACGACGATTAAGATAGAACAATAGCACTCTCTTAAGGTCAGCTTAACCTGCCCCCAAGTGCAGGTTTGAAGATTAGGATCAACCGCTCATCTCCCTCAAAATCAGGATTTGGTCTTGGGGGTACTGCGATCGGATTTTGCTAAACCTCTAGTGAATGAAGCCTGAATCCTTGTCTATTATTTAATAATATAGACAAAATTCTTAACAATATGTTATCAAAATCTACCTCTCAAGTGATCGATCAGTTCCAAAATACCTTGAAACAGCTTCACACGACCTTGATCTCAGCCCCTCTCGATTCTACCGATTTAAAACAGACCTTTCAACAGGCAAAAGTCACCTTTCAAACCCAAATTATGGGGATCAACGAGAGTGATTTTGATCCCCCTGTTGAGTCTAAAATCCAATCCTATTTAACGGAAACTCATAAACAGATGCGACTCTTAGAAATGGATCTAAAATTTCTACAAGTATCTCATCAATCTGCCACCTTCCGCACCCGCCTCACCCAAATTCAAAATCGCCTCGATCTCCTGTTGAGTTATGGTGAAGCCATTGTGAAAGATGTTTGATCCTGAAACCTAAACAGTGAAAAATTTTTCCCCTGTTCCCGGCTTTAACCAATGCAACGAGGAAGTTCAACTCGAAATGTTGTTCCTTTTCCAGGTTGGCTTTCTACAGTAATACTTCCCTGCATTAATTCTACTAACGATCCAGTAATCGCTAAACCTAAACCAGCACCATTATGAGGACGATTTATGGTTTGGTTGGCTTGCCAAAACTCTTTAAAAATATGCGGTTGGTCAGTTAAATTAATCCCAATTCCGGTATCTTGAACAATGATCACAACTCGATCATTAGGTAACTCTCCAATTTCGAGAGAAACACAACCCTTTTCTGTAAATTTAATCCCATTAGAAAGCAAATTAACCAAAATTTGGCGTAATCTTACACGATCATTAACAATAGTAATAGGACGTTGGAGATCTTGTACCTCTAATTCCAAAGCTTTTTGTTGTGCTAACACTCGCAATTCATCACAGGTTATGATGCCTAAGTCTGCTAAATCAAAAGTATCCTGTTGCAAGTTTATACGGCGAGCTTCTAGTTTAGAAAAATCTAATATTGCTTCAATCAACTTTAATAGATTTTTGCCATTATTAAAAATACGCTCAACCATCCCTACTAAACATTCATCGTGTTGATTTTGCATCCGACGCAACAACAGGTTAGAAAATCCTAGAATCGCATTAAGGGGGGTTCGTAATTCATGAGAAATAGTTGAGATAAACTGAGTTTTCAGACGATCTGCCTCAATCAATTGCAAATTTTGAAGTTGTGTTTGGTGTAGTTCTTCTTCTGCTTGCTTCCGGGTTGTAATATCTCGTAATAACCACCGTAGAGAAATAACTGTATCGGATTGATTCCGAACAGTTTCCACTGTTAGCGAACCATAAAAACTTTGTTTATCCCGCTTACAAAGACAGATTTCCCACTCCTGAATCCGATTAATTTTTGGCAGTTGATTCAGCATTAAACGGAAATTTCTACGACTTTCTTCAGGAACAAAATTGATGACAAGTTTGTTAATTAAATATTTAGAGGAAATATTAAATAGTTCTGCTGCGGCATGGTTTGCTTCTTGAATTCTTCCATAGGTATCCGTAACGAAATAACCATCTGGAGCAAATTCAAACAGTTCCTGATAGCGTTGTCGTTCCCTCTCAGCAATCTGCCATGCTTCTGCTAATTCATTATTTTTTAGGTGTAATTCTTCTTCAGCAATGTGTAGTTCTTCCAAAGCCAAGCTGAGTTCCTCTAAACATTGCTGAAGAAATTGAGGTTGAGTTGAGGTAATCTCAGCAGCATTTTCATATAAAACATTAATTCTATTAGCAGCAATCTCAATTTTATGTAAAAGAATATTTTCCTGATCAATGTTCATAGGATTTTTAGGTTTATTTAAAAAAAGCATATTAATATTTAAAAAAAGCATATTAATAGTTCTTTAATCCAGAATCAAAAGCTAAATCGCTTCAAAATTCTCTCCCCTATTAAGATAACCTACAGATCTTTGTAGAGTTACTTTATATTCATTTATTTGTAATCTCTCTTAAGAAAGAGAAGATCGGTTTTATTGATTTATTGAGATAAAGAAAAAAATTAACCACCTCCGTCATGATAACAAACTTGGAGATG
The sequence above is drawn from the Planktothrix sp. FACHB-1365 genome and encodes:
- the patD gene encoding heterocyst frequency control protein PatD; the protein is MLSKSTSQVIDQFQNTLKQLHTTLISAPLDSTDLKQTFQQAKVTFQTQIMGINESDFDPPVESKIQSYLTETHKQMRLLEMDLKFLQVSHQSATFRTRLTQIQNRLDLLLSYGEAIVKDV
- a CDS encoding PAS domain-containing sensor histidine kinase, encoding MNIDQENILLHKIEIAANRINVLYENAAEITSTQPQFLQQCLEELSLALEELHIAEEELHLKNNELAEAWQIAERERQRYQELFEFAPDGYFVTDTYGRIQEANHAAAELFNISSKYLINKLVINFVPEESRRNFRLMLNQLPKINRIQEWEICLCKRDKQSFYGSLTVETVRNQSDTVISLRWLLRDITTRKQAEEELHQTQLQNLQLIEADRLKTQFISTISHELRTPLNAILGFSNLLLRRMQNQHDECLVGMVERIFNNGKNLLKLIEAILDFSKLEARRINLQQDTFDLADLGIITCDELRVLAQQKALELEVQDLQRPITIVNDRVRLRQILVNLLSNGIKFTEKGCVSLEIGELPNDRVVIIVQDTGIGINLTDQPHIFKEFWQANQTINRPHNGAGLGLAITGSLVELMQGSITVESQPGKGTTFRVELPRCIG